The following are encoded in a window of Peromyscus leucopus breed LL Stock chromosome X, UCI_PerLeu_2.1, whole genome shotgun sequence genomic DNA:
- the Utp14a gene encoding U3 small nucleolar RNA-associated protein 14 homolog A — protein sequence MMNASKAAKGLLALSQQEELMDLPSNYSLSASEDEGDSDGERKHQKLLEAIGSLTGKNRWKLPERSEASLKVSEFNVSSEGSGEKLALSDLLGPVKPSSSLATVKKQLSRVKSKKTLELPLNKGELEQINREVAFSKTSKTLSKWDSVVQKNREAEQLVFPLEKEPSSFAPIEHVFNDWKARTPLEQEVFNLLHKNRQPVTDPLLTPVEKASLRAMSLEEAKIRRAELQRARALQSYYEARARRMKKIKSKKYHKIVKKGKAKKAIKDFEQLRKVDPNAALEELEKIEKARMMERMSLKHQNSGKWAKSKAIMAKYDLEARQAMQEQLAKNKELTQKLQVVSESEEEGGAEEEEARVPDVANEVQMNAHGSNPWMLRGCNRDAKEEEVQADSEELPEPVAHEFSESERNEKPVAEEDVLLKEFEERRALRKRAKLNQDAEPVGGQETKDSTSKEVLSELRALSQKLSKENHLPKKQKENSAKTVPLVQEEEPAPEEEEPLLLQRPERLQTLEELEELGKEDCLPNKELPRAAVEGEQMRRNPQNQLKGKKKKKEQMISLQNILTTRTPSVTSVAVPTTVEELEDEVERDQKQMIKEAFAGDDVIKEFLKEKREAIQANKPKDLDLTLPGWGEWGGMDLKPSAKKRRRFLIKAPEGPPRKDKNLPNVIINEKRNIHAAAHQVRMLPYPFTHHQQFERTIQNPIGSTWNTQRAFQKLTAPKIITKAGHIIKPIKAEDVGYQSSPRSDLSVMQSNPKGHSKHKKQLKKSSID from the exons ATGATGAACGCGTCCAAAGCTGCGAAGGG CCTTCTGGCTTTGAGCCAGCAGGAAGAACTAATGGATTTGCCAAGCAACTACTCCTTGAGTGCCAGTGAAGATGAG GGGGAcagtgatggagaaagaaagcATCAAAAACTTCTGGAAGCAATTGGTTCCCTTACTGGAAAAAATAG GTGGAAATTGCCTGAGAGATCTGAGGCTAGTCTGAAAGTGTCCGAGTTTAATGTTAGTTCTGAAG GCTCTGGAGAAAAATTGGCCCTTTCAGATCTGCTTGGGCCTGTTAAACCCTCATCTTCATTGGCTACTGTAAAAAAGCAACTGAGTAGAGTCAAATCAAAGAAGACTCTGGAACTACCCCTTAACAAAGGAGAGCTTGAACAG ATCAACAGAGAAGTGGCATTCAGTAAAACTTCGAAAACCCTCTCCAAATGGGATTCTGTTGTTCAGAAGAACCGGGAAGCAGAACAGCTGGTTTTTCCCTTGGAGAAGGAGCCATCTTCCTTTGCTCCCATTGAACATGTGTTTAATGACTGGAAG GCAAGAACCCCTCTGGAACAGGAAGTTTTTAACCTCCTCCATAAAAACAGACAGCCAGTGACAGACCCTTTACTGACTCCTGTGGAAAAAGCCTCCCTCCGAGCCATGAGCCTGGAAGAG GCTAAGATTCGCCGCGCAGAGCTTCAGAGGGCCCGGGCTCTGCAGTCCTACTATGAAGCCCGGGCTCGAAGAATGAAGAAGATCAAAAGTAAAAA ATACCACAAAATTGTGAAGAAAGGAAAGGCCAAGAAAGCCATCAAAGACTTTGAGCAGCTGAGGAAGGTCGATCCAAATGCTGCATTGGAAGAACTGGAAAAAATTGAGAAAGCCAGAATGATG GAGCGAATGAGTCTTAAGCATCAAAACAGTGGCAAATGGGCCAAGTCGAAGGCAATTATGGCAAAGTATGACCTGGAG GCCCGCCAAGCTATGCAGGAACAGTTGGCAAAGAACAAGGAACTGACGCAGAAGCTCCAAGTTGTTtcagagagtgaggaagagggaggcgCTGAAGAGGAGGAAGCCCGAGTTCCTGATGTAGCCAATGAAGTACAAATGAATGCTCATGGGTCCAATCCGTGGATGCTCAGGGGTTGCAATCGTGATGCAAAAGAGGAGGAGGTCCAGGCAGACTCCGAAGAACTGCCTGAGCCTGTGGCCCATGAGTTTTCTGAAAGTGAGAGAAATGAAAAGCCCGTGGCAGAGGAAGATGTTTTGTTGAAAGAATTTGAGGAAAGGAGAGCCCTTAGGAAAAGAGCTAAGCTCAACCAGGATGCTGAGCCAGTGGGTGGCCAAGAAACAAAAG attCTACCAGCAAGGAGGTATTATCTGAATTGAGGGCATTGTCCCAGAAACTCAGTAAGGAAAATCATCTACCCAAGAAGCAAAAAGAGAATTCGGCAAAGACTGTTCCCCTGGTCCAGGAAGAGGAACCTGCCCCAGAGGAAGAGGAGCCTCTAttgctgcagaggccagagagactACAAACTCTGGAGGAACTAGAAGAGCTAGGTAAAGAGGACTGTCTTCCAAATAAGGAGCTCCCTAGAGCTGCAGTAGAAGGGGAGCAGATGAGAAGAAACCCCCAAAATCAGttgaaggggaagaagaagaagaaggagcaaaTGATCAGTCTGCAGAACATCCTGACTACAAGAACTCCTTCTGTGACATCAGTGGCAGTTCCCACAACAGTAGAGGAGCTG GAAGATGAAGTGGAGAGAGACCAAAAGCAAATGATAAAGGAAGCTTTTGCCGGGGATGATGTCATCAAGGAGTTCctaaaagagaagagagaagctaTCCAGGCCAATAAGCCAAAGGACCTGGACCTGACCTTGCCTGGCTGGGGAGAGTGGGGCGGGATGGACCTGAAGCCCAGCGCCAAGAAAAGACGCCG GTTTCTTATTAAAGCCCCTGAAGGTCCTCCAAGAAAAGATAAGAATTTGCCCAATGTGATTATAAATGAGAAGCGCAATATCCACGCAGCAGCTCACCAG gTGCGGATGCTTCCATATCCATTCACGCACCATCAGCAGTTTGAAAGGACCATCCAGAATCCTATAGGGTCCACGTGGAACACCCAGAGAGCCTTCCAAAAGTTGACTGCTCCCAAGATCATCACCAAGGCAGGCCACATTATCAAGCCCATAAAAGCAGAGGATGTGGGTTACCAATCTTCCCCAAGGTCTGATCTGTCTGTCATGCAGAGCAATCCAAAAGGACACTCCAAACATAAAAAACAGCTGAAGAAAAGCTCTATAGATTGA